In Sardina pilchardus chromosome 8, fSarPil1.1, whole genome shotgun sequence, a genomic segment contains:
- the dgcr6 gene encoding protein DGCR6: MDTYPSVSDQFVDSTKQQERHYYLLSELQTLVKDLPSSFQQRLSYTTLSDLALALIDGAVYEIVQGLLDIQHLTEKNLFNQRQKLHTEHRILKQDLIRKHKQALQVCKSHNLALLKATQRTETEALELRVREEQRMMDEKIIAEIDQKVLDQQNTLEKAGVPGFYITNNPQEVTIQMNLLELVLKLQQKETQSRTLP, encoded by the exons ATGGATACATACCCCAGTGTCTCCGATCAGTTCGTCGACTCTACGAAACAGCAAGAGCGTCATTACTACCTACTGTCCGAGCTCCAAACCCTCGTTAAAGACCTCCCGAG CTCTTTCCAGCAGCGTCTCTCCTACACCACGCTGAGTGACCTGGCTCTGGCGCTCATCGACGGCGCGGTGTACGAGATCGTGCAGGGCTTGCTCGACATCCAGCACCTGACGGAGAAGAATCTCTTCAACCAGAGACAGAAGctgcacacagaacacagaa TACTCAAACAGGATCTGATACGCAAGCACAAGCAAGCATTGCAGGTCTGCAAGTCTCACAACCTGGCCCTCCTGAAAGCCACGCAGCGAACGGAGACGGAG gctctggAGCTGCGTGTGCGTGAGGAGCAGAGGATGATGGACGAGAAGATCATCGCTGAGATCGACCAGAAGGTTCTGGACCAGCAGAACACGCTGGAGAAGGCCGGAGTGCCCGGATTCTACATCACCAACAACCCACAG GAAGTGACCATCCAGATGAACCTGCTGGAGTTGGTCCTGAAGCTCCAACAGAAGGAGACGCAGTCAAGAACTCTTCCTTGA